The following proteins come from a genomic window of Myroides odoratus DSM 2801:
- the amaB gene encoding L-piperidine-6-carboxylate dehydrogenase — MATTNDQFGILDAMKHLGLEEVNNGTSTGLNSFSNGRIIESYSPVNGELIGKVKATTAEDYEKVMQTAQEAYKSWKLVPAPKRGDIVRQIGEELRANKEHLGKLVSYEMGKSLQEGLGEVQEMIDICDFAVGLSRQLYGLTMHSERPMHRMYEQWHPIGIVGVISAFNFPVAVWSWNTMIAWVCGDVCVWKPSSKTPLCAVACQNIIAKVFKANDIQEGVCNLVVGNECGDLMNNDHRIPLVSFTGSTRIGRHVSKTVAERFGNTILELGGNNAIIVSEHADINMVLVGAVFGAVGTAGQRCTSTRRLIIHESVYDKTIQVLQSAYAQLKIGNPLDAANHVGPLIDKGAVQDYLNAIEKAKQEGGKIIVEGGVVEGAGYESGCYVKPCIIEAKNEFEIVQAETFAPILYVMKYSNIEEAIAMQNGVPQGLSSSIFTNNMREMELFLSHAGSDCGIANVNIGTSGAEIGGAFGGEKETGGGRESGSDAWKAYMRRQTNTINYGSQLPLAQGIKFDF; from the coding sequence ATGGCAACAACAAATGACCAATTTGGAATTTTGGATGCGATGAAGCATTTAGGACTTGAGGAAGTAAACAATGGTACTTCAACAGGTTTAAACTCATTTTCTAACGGAAGAATTATCGAATCATACTCACCTGTAAATGGTGAATTAATAGGAAAAGTAAAAGCTACAACAGCTGAAGATTACGAAAAAGTAATGCAAACAGCACAAGAGGCTTACAAATCTTGGAAATTAGTTCCTGCACCGAAAAGAGGAGATATCGTTCGTCAAATCGGAGAAGAATTACGCGCCAATAAAGAACACCTTGGAAAACTTGTTTCTTATGAAATGGGTAAAAGTTTACAAGAAGGTTTAGGTGAAGTTCAAGAAATGATTGACATCTGTGATTTCGCAGTAGGATTATCTCGTCAATTATACGGTTTAACGATGCACTCAGAAAGACCAATGCACAGAATGTATGAGCAATGGCATCCAATCGGAATTGTAGGTGTTATTTCTGCTTTCAACTTCCCAGTGGCTGTTTGGAGCTGGAACACAATGATTGCTTGGGTTTGTGGAGACGTTTGTGTATGGAAACCAAGTTCAAAAACACCTTTGTGTGCAGTTGCTTGTCAAAATATTATTGCAAAAGTATTCAAAGCAAACGACATCCAAGAAGGAGTATGTAACTTAGTAGTTGGAAACGAATGTGGAGATTTAATGAACAATGACCACAGAATTCCATTAGTATCTTTCACAGGATCAACTCGTATTGGTCGTCACGTATCAAAAACAGTTGCTGAGCGTTTTGGAAACACTATTTTAGAATTAGGAGGAAACAACGCAATCATCGTTTCTGAGCATGCTGATATCAACATGGTATTAGTTGGAGCAGTATTCGGAGCAGTTGGAACAGCAGGACAACGTTGTACATCAACGCGTCGTTTAATTATCCACGAAAGCGTTTATGATAAAACAATCCAAGTATTACAAAGTGCGTATGCACAGTTGAAAATTGGAAACCCATTAGACGCAGCGAATCACGTTGGACCACTAATTGACAAAGGAGCTGTTCAAGATTACTTGAATGCTATTGAAAAAGCAAAACAAGAAGGTGGAAAAATCATCGTTGAAGGTGGTGTTGTAGAAGGAGCAGGATATGAAAGTGGTTGTTATGTTAAACCATGTATCATTGAAGCTAAAAACGAATTTGAAATTGTTCAAGCAGAAACGTTTGCACCAATTTTATACGTAATGAAATACAGCAACATTGAAGAGGCTATTGCAATGCAAAATGGTGTTCCTCAAGGATTATCATCATCAATCTTCACAAACAATATGCGTGAAATGGAATTATTCCTTTCACATGCAGGTTCTGATTGTGGAATTGCTAACGTTAACATCGGTACTTCAGGTGCTGAAATTGGTGGAGCTTTTGGAGGTGAAAAAGAAACAGGTGGAGGACGTGAGTCTGGATCTGATGCTTGGAAAGCTTACATGAGAAGACAAACAAATACAATCAACTATGGAAGTCAACTTCCATTAGCACAAGGTATTAAATTTGATTTTTAA
- a CDS encoding DUF5929 domain-containing protein: MINKRLLIKNLLAQYDENSFYDKKRQLNLHTKSGKAKFLKHICALSNSNPQNNSFIIVGVDDDNNELVGVDFYDDSKIQNLVNAYFANPPSITYDNVTFTDLADDKVIGLVTIAPNSDLTTFKRPIGEIQAGSYFSRVGSTSVPNGALVYNGNQSHVESIEKSSQNNLNHVLESVVRYMTQSSKDIHANYSVFKEQFVICWIGKKMNIRGIPFYSRMDIEFVNEQIKLFYSSLDVVTLFYDTESFVLTEYLNLGLNDGTSYYPFEEVRLNFYDNGSYALESKMLFEPPKYNENILEHIYRNSLKVIQKLKMGERLTNKEERVLSKLCYNMMLCYLNGFEQAKEELIEVKDYLKFANDPQLFTGFKQVMRILRKLKYETESYE; this comes from the coding sequence ATGATTAATAAGCGATTACTTATTAAAAATCTATTGGCCCAATATGATGAGAATAGTTTCTATGATAAGAAACGGCAGCTAAATTTACATACCAAATCGGGGAAAGCAAAATTTTTAAAACATATTTGTGCCTTATCTAATTCAAATCCTCAAAATAACTCATTTATCATTGTAGGAGTAGACGACGATAATAACGAATTAGTTGGTGTAGATTTTTATGACGATAGTAAGATTCAAAATCTAGTAAATGCCTATTTTGCCAATCCACCGAGCATTACGTATGACAATGTTACTTTTACGGATCTTGCTGATGATAAGGTAATTGGATTGGTAACCATTGCACCAAATTCCGATTTGACCACTTTCAAACGGCCTATAGGTGAGATTCAAGCCGGTTCTTATTTTTCCCGTGTTGGGAGTACCTCCGTACCCAATGGAGCACTCGTTTACAACGGAAATCAAAGTCATGTAGAAAGCATTGAAAAAAGTTCTCAAAACAATTTAAATCACGTACTAGAGAGTGTTGTGCGTTATATGACGCAATCTTCTAAGGATATTCACGCTAATTATAGCGTATTTAAAGAGCAATTTGTGATCTGTTGGATCGGAAAGAAGATGAATATTCGCGGTATTCCGTTCTATTCGCGTATGGATATTGAATTTGTCAACGAACAAATTAAGTTATTCTACTCTTCTTTGGATGTAGTGACCTTGTTTTATGATACCGAATCATTTGTGTTGACGGAATATTTGAATCTCGGGTTAAATGACGGAACAAGTTATTATCCCTTTGAAGAAGTACGCTTAAATTTTTACGACAACGGTAGTTATGCTCTAGAGAGTAAGATGCTTTTTGAGCCTCCTAAGTACAATGAAAATATTCTGGAGCACATTTATAGAAATAGCCTAAAGGTTATTCAAAAATTAAAAATGGGAGAGCGGTTAACGAATAAAGAAGAGCGCGTACTGAGTAAATTGTGTTACAATATGATGTTGTGTTACCTCAATGGTTTTGAACAAGCGAAAGAAGAACTGATTGAGGTTAAAGATTATTTAAAATTCGCCAATGATCCCCAGTTGTTTACAGGCTTTAAGCAAGTTATGCGTATCTTGCGAAAACTGAAATACGAAACTGAAAGTTATGAGTAG
- a CDS encoding DUF3575 domain-containing protein, translating into MKKIIATAFLIGGILGAKAQAVNEVKVNILNAIVVPSIELGYEHFIDHNQSVGLDVHFMDRFSYYHESKSKDQKFNTTSLALNYKFYFGGKNDANGSGYSVSPFIKYRFGNFKEDRFNAEIDGLERVKTDMNSFILGIGVGYKWTMGDSFAIEPFANIARNFSSEVNDRFSAIEFNAGVMIGYRF; encoded by the coding sequence ATGAAAAAAATAATCGCAACTGCTTTTTTAATCGGTGGAATATTAGGCGCCAAAGCACAAGCTGTGAATGAGGTTAAGGTAAATATTCTTAATGCCATTGTAGTGCCTTCAATTGAATTGGGTTATGAGCATTTTATTGATCATAATCAATCTGTTGGATTAGATGTGCATTTTATGGATCGCTTTTCGTACTATCACGAAAGTAAAAGCAAAGACCAAAAGTTTAATACAACGAGTTTAGCTTTAAACTATAAATTCTATTTTGGAGGTAAAAATGATGCCAACGGAAGTGGGTATTCTGTTTCTCCTTTTATCAAGTACCGTTTTGGGAACTTTAAAGAAGATAGATTTAATGCAGAAATTGATGGATTAGAGCGTGTAAAAACGGATATGAATAGCTTTATTCTAGGTATCGGGGTTGGATATAAATGGACGATGGGTGATTCTTTCGCTATTGAACCCTTTGCAAATATTGCTCGAAACTTTAGTAGTGAAGTAAATGATCGTTTCTCTGCTATTGAATTCAATGCAGGAGTTATGATTGGTTACCGCTTTTAA
- a CDS encoding murein hydrolase activator EnvC family protein, with translation MKKTYCSILFILMALPLCAQQKETQEQLERRKQQIVIEIKSVQQLLHKEQTKERNILAEIDEINRKVTLNRQLISNVRKQINITTNNIAKNQKEANALAKELDQLKQDYAKTIVKAYKSRSNQSKMMFILSSENFFQAYKRVQYLKQYADFRKQQGEELKEKTILLNEALAKLEVEKEKQRKLLAEQEANEKNLKQDLTAQQELVSIVKKDQKKFNEQIKKKQDETKAIDRKIQQLIREAIEEANRKAREAAAKAGKTTTKSTATSSAAATFELTPEGKLVADNFKANRGKLPWPVEKGYVSLPYGDQPHPVQTHLTVHNSGVEITTESNAKARAIFEGEVLQVQVLSGGNKAVLIQHGDYITVYQNLRDVTVQKGDKVSLKQTIGTINTNSAGKTVLKFLLSHNSNIDNPQNWLSRSN, from the coding sequence TTGTTCATTTTAATGGCATTGCCTTTGTGTGCTCAACAAAAAGAGACACAAGAACAGTTAGAACGCAGAAAGCAACAGATTGTGATTGAGATCAAGTCTGTACAGCAGTTACTTCACAAGGAGCAAACCAAAGAACGCAATATTTTAGCTGAGATTGACGAAATTAACCGCAAAGTCACCCTGAACAGACAGTTAATCAGCAATGTGCGCAAGCAGATTAATATCACCACGAACAATATTGCTAAAAATCAAAAAGAGGCAAATGCTTTAGCTAAAGAATTAGATCAGCTTAAGCAAGATTATGCCAAAACGATTGTAAAAGCGTACAAGAGTAGATCCAATCAGAGCAAAATGATGTTTATTCTCTCTTCTGAAAACTTCTTTCAGGCTTATAAACGCGTACAATATTTAAAGCAATATGCTGATTTCAGAAAACAACAGGGAGAAGAACTGAAAGAAAAGACAATATTGCTAAATGAAGCTTTAGCTAAACTTGAAGTTGAAAAAGAAAAGCAACGCAAGCTTTTAGCAGAACAAGAAGCGAACGAAAAGAACTTAAAACAAGATTTAACGGCACAACAAGAACTTGTGTCTATTGTGAAGAAAGATCAGAAAAAGTTCAACGAGCAAATCAAGAAAAAACAAGATGAAACCAAAGCAATTGATCGCAAAATACAGCAATTGATTCGCGAGGCCATTGAAGAAGCAAATAGAAAAGCCCGAGAAGCGGCTGCAAAAGCGGGTAAAACCACAACTAAATCAACAGCAACGAGTTCTGCTGCGGCTACTTTTGAACTAACACCAGAAGGAAAATTAGTCGCTGATAATTTCAAAGCCAACCGTGGAAAATTACCATGGCCCGTGGAGAAAGGTTATGTATCTCTACCTTATGGAGATCAGCCCCACCCGGTACAAACACACTTAACTGTCCACAACAGTGGAGTAGAGATTACCACAGAATCCAATGCTAAAGCAAGGGCTATTTTTGAAGGAGAAGTATTACAAGTACAAGTTTTATCTGGAGGGAATAAAGCCGTGTTAATTCAGCATGGAGATTATATTACCGTATATCAAAATCTACGTGATGTTACCGTTCAAAAAGGCGATAAAGTAAGTTTAAAGCAAACTATCGGCACAATTAACACAAACAGCGCTGGAAAAACTGTTTTAAAATTCTTACTTTCGCACAACTCCAATATTGATAACCCTCAAAATTGGTTGAGTAGAAGTAACTAA
- a CDS encoding BatD family protein has protein sequence MTLNRTKYNLLSVLILLLSSQLMLAQLPLETKVDTTNIKIGEPIKYSIRAITSKDSKVLFPESETLGPLEILDSYPVDTIKKDNFIELIKSYELTQFDEGSFTIPELPVIIDAKLFKTDSIRINVQNVAVDTLKTPLYDIKSISKAGAAPSTSWYYLAFLLLAIVIGVVIYFIIKKLQDKNLTEDDKYSTPFEKAVTKLKQLEEKQNWTRGDAKPYYSEMTDIARAFIEDTFGISARELTTFETVSILKNTLRDKDVKIDPKIIKEFKRVLDTADLVKFAKSQPADNEIVADTSKTQNIINEINTAYPISAATQTERIRLREERKRKRKRVRFGIPTAISAVLILCIGIVYVINITSEQNLSLFTFNSSKRLLQQEWINSTYGSGVGLTVSTPDVLVRKNDPTVGDSGIDGIDNIQQFKSGELGDPIYITLSTIQTGKDFKYTEEEIIDHSLKLIIKNYDVDNIELSHEKFENASGLTGLKAKGDFTLKLDKGKNQKIAFTCVLTHESKTVLNQVWVFHHTEDQYADEITEKVFDSMQYKQEQ, from the coding sequence ATGACACTGAATAGAACAAAATACAATCTTTTAAGCGTACTTATTCTTTTGTTATCATCTCAGTTGATGTTAGCTCAGTTACCTCTTGAAACAAAAGTAGATACCACCAACATTAAAATTGGGGAACCTATAAAATATAGTATTCGCGCTATTACATCTAAAGATAGTAAAGTATTATTTCCCGAATCGGAAACATTAGGACCTTTAGAAATCTTAGATTCCTATCCCGTTGATACGATTAAGAAAGACAACTTCATTGAGTTAATCAAAAGCTATGAATTAACACAATTCGATGAAGGGAGTTTTACCATTCCGGAATTACCCGTTATCATTGATGCTAAGTTATTTAAGACAGATTCTATTCGCATCAACGTTCAAAATGTTGCTGTAGATACTTTAAAAACACCCTTATACGATATTAAGTCTATTTCAAAAGCAGGAGCAGCTCCTTCTACGAGCTGGTATTACCTTGCTTTTCTTCTTTTAGCGATCGTAATTGGAGTTGTTATTTACTTTATTATTAAAAAACTACAAGATAAAAATCTTACAGAAGACGATAAGTACAGTACTCCTTTTGAAAAAGCGGTAACCAAGCTTAAGCAATTGGAAGAGAAACAGAATTGGACCCGTGGAGATGCAAAACCGTATTATTCTGAGATGACGGATATTGCGCGTGCCTTTATTGAAGATACCTTTGGTATTTCTGCTCGTGAGTTAACCACTTTTGAAACAGTATCTATTTTAAAGAATACGTTACGCGATAAGGATGTCAAAATTGATCCTAAAATCATCAAAGAATTTAAGCGTGTCTTGGATACGGCTGACTTAGTAAAGTTTGCTAAATCACAACCTGCAGATAATGAAATTGTTGCGGATACGTCTAAAACACAGAATATCATTAATGAGATTAACACAGCTTATCCGATCTCTGCTGCTACTCAAACTGAACGCATTCGATTGAGAGAAGAGCGAAAAAGAAAGAGAAAGAGAGTGCGTTTTGGAATTCCAACTGCCATCTCAGCGGTATTAATCTTGTGTATTGGTATTGTTTATGTCATCAATATTACTTCAGAACAGAATCTGAGCCTATTTACATTTAACTCTTCTAAACGTCTACTTCAACAAGAATGGATTAACAGTACATACGGAAGTGGTGTGGGACTAACGGTGAGTACACCAGATGTATTGGTAAGAAAGAACGATCCAACAGTTGGCGATAGTGGAATTGATGGGATAGACAATATACAGCAATTCAAAAGTGGTGAATTAGGTGATCCTATTTACATCACCCTGAGTACAATACAAACAGGTAAAGATTTCAAATACACGGAAGAAGAAATTATCGATCATTCGTTGAAGTTAATCATCAAGAATTATGACGTGGATAATATTGAATTATCTCACGAGAAATTCGAAAATGCTTCGGGCTTAACAGGATTAAAAGCCAAAGGGGATTTCACGCTGAAATTAGACAAAGGAAAAAATCAAAAAATAGCTTTTACCTGTGTATTAACACACGAAAGTAAAACCGTTTTAAATCAAGTATGGGTATTCCACCATACAGAAGATCAATATGCAGATGAGATTACTGAAAAAGTTTTCGATTCAATGCAATACAAACAAGAACAGTAA
- a CDS encoding DUF58 domain-containing protein, with protein sequence METKEILKKVKKIEIKTKRLSDHIFSGEYHTSFKGRGMTFSEVRPYQFGDDVRAIDWNVTARYNEPYIKVFEEERELTLMLMVDISASENFGSTDAFKQDIITEIAATLAFSATQNNDKIGLILFSDQIELFVPPKKGKMHVLRIIRELIDFKPKSQQTDVALALAYLSKVIKKKAIVFILSDFVTPPYESTLKISAKKHDITGIRIYDEREKELPNVGMINAYDAETGQEIIVNTGSKEVRNQYTAHFLKQEDQFKKTFQKCGAGVINMRVDESYVKKLLGYFKAR encoded by the coding sequence ATGGAAACCAAAGAGATTTTAAAAAAGGTCAAAAAAATTGAGATCAAAACCAAGCGTTTAAGTGATCATATTTTTTCTGGGGAATACCACACTTCCTTTAAAGGGCGTGGTATGACTTTTTCTGAAGTGCGTCCGTATCAATTTGGCGATGATGTTCGCGCCATTGATTGGAACGTTACTGCGCGTTACAATGAGCCTTATATCAAAGTTTTTGAAGAAGAAAGAGAACTTACCTTAATGCTTATGGTAGATATCAGTGCATCTGAAAACTTCGGGTCTACCGATGCATTCAAACAAGATATCATCACAGAAATAGCCGCAACTTTAGCGTTTTCTGCTACGCAAAACAACGATAAGATTGGACTTATTTTATTTTCGGATCAAATTGAATTATTCGTTCCTCCTAAAAAAGGAAAAATGCATGTATTGCGCATTATACGTGAATTGATTGATTTCAAGCCCAAGAGTCAACAAACCGATGTCGCTTTAGCCCTTGCTTACTTATCGAAAGTAATCAAGAAAAAAGCCATTGTTTTTATCCTGTCTGACTTTGTTACACCTCCTTATGAAAGCACCTTAAAAATATCAGCTAAAAAGCACGATATCACAGGAATACGAATTTACGATGAGCGAGAAAAAGAACTACCTAATGTAGGGATGATTAATGCTTATGATGCCGAAACAGGACAAGAAATCATAGTCAACACAGGAAGCAAAGAGGTTAGAAATCAATATACCGCCCATTTTTTAAAACAAGAAGATCAGTTCAAGAAGACCTTTCAAAAATGTGGTGCAGGTGTAATCAACATGCGTGTAGATGAGAGTTATGTAAAAAAATTATTAGGGTATTTCAAAGCTAGATAA
- a CDS encoding AAA family ATPase, with product METPGSNYDIRELNELIERESAFIDILTMEMNKAIVGQKHMIDRLLIGLLGQGHILLEGVPGLAKTLAINTLSKAVHGSFNRIQFTPDLLPADVIGTMIYNVKENDFTIRKGPVFANFILADEINRAPAKVQSALLEAMQEKQVTISDTTYPLDKPFLVMATQNPVEQEGTYPLPEAQMDRFMLKTVIDYPKLEEERLVIRQNLAGEKQTINPVVTLDQIKRAQEAVKKVYMDEKIEKYILDIIFATRYPEQFKLEKLKPLISFGASPRGSINLATAAKCYAFIKRRGYVIPEDVRAVVIDVLRHRIGVTYEAEAESITSVDIINQIVNEIEVP from the coding sequence ATGGAAACACCAGGATCAAATTACGATATTCGAGAATTAAATGAACTTATAGAAAGAGAAAGTGCTTTTATTGATATCTTAACAATGGAAATGAACAAGGCTATTGTTGGACAAAAGCACATGATTGATCGATTGTTAATTGGATTACTAGGACAAGGGCACATCTTACTAGAAGGAGTACCTGGATTAGCAAAAACACTCGCGATTAATACATTATCAAAAGCTGTACACGGGAGCTTCAACAGAATTCAGTTTACGCCAGATTTATTGCCTGCCGACGTAATCGGTACGATGATTTACAACGTAAAAGAAAATGATTTTACAATCCGTAAAGGACCCGTTTTCGCTAACTTCATCTTAGCGGATGAGATTAACCGTGCTCCAGCAAAAGTACAATCTGCACTTTTAGAGGCGATGCAAGAAAAGCAAGTAACGATTAGTGATACGACTTATCCGTTAGACAAGCCTTTCTTAGTTATGGCGACTCAAAACCCGGTAGAGCAAGAAGGGACTTACCCATTACCGGAAGCACAAATGGACCGTTTCATGTTGAAAACGGTCATTGACTATCCAAAATTAGAAGAAGAACGCTTAGTTATTCGCCAAAATTTAGCTGGTGAAAAACAAACGATAAATCCAGTAGTAACCTTGGATCAAATCAAACGTGCACAAGAAGCCGTTAAAAAGGTTTACATGGATGAAAAAATTGAAAAGTATATCTTAGATATCATCTTTGCTACGAGATACCCAGAACAATTCAAATTAGAGAAATTAAAACCACTCATTAGTTTTGGAGCATCACCTCGTGGTAGTATCAACTTAGCCACTGCTGCTAAATGTTATGCTTTTATCAAACGAAGAGGATATGTAATTCCAGAAGATGTACGTGCCGTAGTCATCGACGTATTGCGCCACCGTATTGGAGTTACTTATGAAGCAGAGGCAGAAAGTATCACTTCTGTTGATATCATCAACCAAATTGTAAACGAAATAGAAGTACCATAG
- a CDS encoding 3-hydroxyanthranilate 3,4-dioxygenase, with the protein MSNAVAFNLLQWVNENKDLLKPPVSNKNLFVDSKDYIIMVVGGPNNRKDFHYNENEEFFFQLEGTIYIDIQEDGERKRITLNPGDIYLLPAKMPHAPIRTANSVGLVVETKRKEAHAKDGLIWYCENCNEKLHEVYFELTDIETDFLPHFKHFYQSEELRTCSHCNCVMDAVP; encoded by the coding sequence ATGAGTAATGCCGTAGCCTTTAATCTTTTACAGTGGGTGAATGAAAACAAAGACCTACTGAAACCACCTGTATCAAATAAGAATCTTTTTGTCGATTCGAAAGATTATATCATTATGGTTGTTGGAGGTCCTAATAATCGCAAAGACTTTCACTACAACGAAAATGAAGAATTTTTCTTTCAATTGGAAGGAACAATCTACATTGATATTCAAGAAGATGGGGAGCGTAAACGCATTACACTTAACCCTGGAGACATCTATCTTTTACCAGCGAAAATGCCTCATGCCCCTATTCGCACAGCAAATTCTGTAGGCTTAGTTGTAGAAACAAAACGAAAAGAAGCCCATGCAAAAGATGGTTTGATTTGGTATTGTGAGAACTGCAACGAGAAATTGCATGAAGTTTACTTTGAATTGACGGACATCGAAACGGATTTCCTTCCTCATTTTAAGCATTTTTACCAATCCGAGGAATTGAGAACCTGCTCGCACTGCAATTGTGTGATGGATGCAGTTCCATAA
- a CDS encoding metallophosphoesterase family protein has product MSRTLVIGDIHGGFKGLKQLFERAQITPTDQLIFLGDYVDGWSEPHLVVEFLLALEQTHSCVFLRGNHESLLVKWMLTKQENPQWFRNGGDASVLAYRQLPEEQFARHLAFFQRLQNYHIDAKNRLFVHAGFTNPRGIEVEFFEEYLYWDRTLWEMVMAMDPNLGASSPLYPKRLKFHEEIYIGHTPVTHFGFDVPVNFANVWNIDTGAAFLGKISAMDIETKEYWQSDVVADLYPTEEGRNH; this is encoded by the coding sequence ATGAGTAGAACATTGGTTATAGGAGATATACATGGCGGATTTAAAGGTTTGAAACAACTTTTTGAACGAGCCCAAATAACACCAACCGATCAATTGATTTTTTTAGGCGATTACGTAGATGGATGGAGTGAACCCCATTTAGTCGTTGAATTTTTATTAGCCCTAGAACAAACACATTCTTGTGTGTTTTTAAGAGGAAACCACGAGAGTCTTTTAGTGAAATGGATGCTGACAAAGCAAGAAAACCCACAGTGGTTTAGGAATGGAGGAGATGCTTCTGTGTTGGCTTATCGTCAGCTGCCTGAAGAACAGTTTGCCCGACATTTAGCTTTTTTTCAGCGTTTGCAAAATTACCATATCGATGCGAAGAATCGATTGTTCGTACATGCGGGATTTACCAATCCAAGAGGAATAGAAGTAGAGTTCTTTGAAGAGTACCTGTATTGGGATCGTACGTTGTGGGAAATGGTGATGGCTATGGATCCAAACTTAGGTGCATCTAGCCCGTTATATCCTAAACGCTTGAAGTTTCATGAGGAGATTTATATTGGGCATACCCCTGTGACGCATTTTGGCTTTGATGTACCCGTCAACTTTGCGAATGTTTGGAATATAGATACAGGAGCTGCTTTCTTAGGGAAAATAAGCGCCATGGATATTGAGACAAAAGAATACTGGCAAAGTGATGTTGTGGCTGATTTATATCCAACGGAAGAGGGAAGAAATCATTAA
- a CDS encoding vWA domain-containing protein, with the protein MRNATFLHPEFFWLFLLLPLVIFIWYRNRKRQKATIKFSSIAPFTGHSSLLVRLLPLSIVLKTVALSALIVALARPQVISVDHQIHSTHGIDIVMAMDISGSMLARDLKPNRLEALKEVAADFVSQRVADRIGIVIYAAEAYTKTPVTSDKTLLLNSLRDIKYSDDLRDGTAIGVGLTTAINRIKTSPAKSKIIILLTDGVNNTGTVDPLMATQIAKEFNIKIYTIGIGTNGLAESPVGYGPNGELRYEKIPVELDEELMKTIAKETGGQYFRATNTQSLKNIYDEINQLEKTKIDEQKYVNTEEKFRLFALLAFILLALDFILSKTLFRGFI; encoded by the coding sequence ATGAGAAACGCAACCTTTTTACATCCTGAATTCTTTTGGTTGTTTCTACTATTACCTCTTGTTATCTTCATTTGGTATAGAAACAGAAAGAGACAAAAGGCAACTATTAAATTCAGTTCGATAGCACCTTTTACAGGACATTCATCGCTTTTAGTTCGCTTATTGCCCCTGTCTATTGTACTAAAAACAGTAGCCCTGAGTGCGCTTATTGTTGCCTTGGCACGACCACAAGTGATTAGTGTAGACCATCAAATACACTCTACGCATGGAATTGACATTGTAATGGCGATGGATATTTCCGGGAGTATGTTAGCTCGAGATTTGAAACCCAATCGTTTGGAAGCCTTAAAAGAAGTAGCTGCGGACTTCGTAAGTCAACGTGTAGCGGATCGCATCGGAATTGTGATTTACGCTGCAGAGGCCTATACGAAAACGCCCGTAACTAGTGATAAAACCTTGCTTTTAAATTCACTTCGAGATATTAAATACTCAGATGATTTACGAGATGGAACCGCAATTGGTGTGGGATTAACCACCGCTATTAACCGTATAAAAACGAGTCCTGCGAAAAGTAAAATTATCATTTTACTAACGGATGGGGTCAATAATACAGGAACTGTTGATCCTTTAATGGCAACTCAAATTGCCAAAGAGTTCAATATTAAAATTTACACGATTGGAATAGGAACGAACGGATTAGCTGAATCTCCTGTAGGGTATGGTCCTAATGGTGAGTTGCGCTATGAGAAAATTCCTGTTGAACTGGATGAAGAATTGATGAAGACTATTGCCAAAGAAACAGGCGGGCAATATTTTAGAGCAACCAATACACAAAGCCTTAAAAATATATACGACGAAATCAATCAGCTAGAAAAAACAAAAATAGATGAGCAGAAGTATGTCAATACAGAAGAAAAATTCAGATTATTTGCTCTTCTTGCTTTTATCTTATTAGCATTAGATTTTATTCTAAGTAAAACACTTTTTAGAGGATTTATTTAA